The Lichenihabitans psoromatis genome contains a region encoding:
- a CDS encoding outer membrane protein has translation MNLRSLLAVAALATCSTGAAMAADLPMRSPPPAPFYPAPIFTWTGFYAGVNAGASFDNKAGSATANGFTTANGFVSGPATGSFGPFRGGSSSTGFVGGGQIGYNIQNGMFVYGLEADIDYFGGGGGKTRSYADNVVFPGGTLTTRGRGGDGYLGTVRGRLGVAAFDRTLLYVTGGLAYGDYGTSTRSARFTNATGTNFIDFNGNGNDDTRIGYAVGAGVEYAFTQQISGKIEYLYTDLGSRKYNLTNPNTGAVISARSDGTSQIARVGLNYKF, from the coding sequence ATGAACCTACGTTCGTTGCTTGCAGTCGCAGCCTTGGCGACCTGCTCGACCGGCGCCGCAATGGCCGCCGATTTGCCGATGCGTTCGCCGCCTCCGGCTCCGTTTTATCCTGCTCCGATCTTCACCTGGACAGGTTTCTACGCTGGTGTGAACGCCGGCGCTTCGTTCGACAACAAGGCTGGTAGCGCGACCGCAAACGGTTTCACGACCGCCAATGGTTTCGTCAGCGGCCCGGCCACCGGTTCATTCGGTCCCTTCCGTGGCGGTTCGTCTAGCACCGGCTTCGTCGGTGGCGGTCAGATCGGCTACAACATCCAGAACGGCATGTTCGTGTACGGCCTCGAAGCCGACATCGACTATTTCGGCGGCGGCGGCGGCAAGACCCGTTCCTATGCTGACAACGTCGTGTTCCCGGGCGGCACTCTCACCACCCGCGGCCGCGGCGGTGACGGCTACCTCGGCACCGTTCGTGGTCGCCTCGGTGTCGCAGCCTTCGATCGTACGTTGCTCTACGTCACGGGCGGTCTCGCCTATGGCGATTACGGCACCTCGACCCGTAGCGCGCGCTTCACCAACGCAACCGGCACGAACTTCATCGACTTCAACGGGAACGGCAACGACGACACCCGTATCGGCTACGCAGTCGGCGCCGGTGTGGAATATGCCTTCACCCAGCAGATCAGCGGCAAGATCGAATATCTCTACACCGACCTCGGCAGCCGCAAGTACAACCTGACGAACCCGAACACCGGCGCCGTCATCTCGGCCCGCTCGGACGGAACGTCGCAGATCGCTCGCGTCGGCCTGAATTACAAGTTCTAG
- the nagA gene encoding N-acetylglucosamine-6-phosphate deacetylase — protein sequence MKEVLFGARIFDGNRFWDDHALVHENGTILGLVPSEARPGAARSIDLNGGILAPGLVDIQNNGGGGVLFNDNPTPEGVAAIAAAHRRFGTTSLLPTVITDRPAVLRAALDAVRASVGTVPGCLGIHVEGPFIDPRRAGAHPPAFIRAMTAADADALIAARVGVMLVTVAPASADAALFRRLVEAGIVVSLGHAEATAAEAQAGFAAGATAATHLFNAMSPLGHRAPGLVGAALASPAIICGLIADGFHVADAALRVAVLAKGAPGIALISDAMPPSAGGPDSFMLGGRLATRRDGRLELDDGTLAGAAITLLDAVAYLTNTLQFPLETALQMATATPARLLGLQATHGRLGAGAVADMIHTDDNAALHAVWVAGLSQPTESNPQY from the coding sequence ATGAAAGAGGTTCTGTTCGGCGCTCGCATCTTCGACGGGAACCGCTTCTGGGACGATCACGCCCTCGTCCACGAGAACGGGACGATCCTCGGCTTGGTCCCCTCAGAGGCGCGACCGGGCGCGGCCAGGTCCATCGATCTCAACGGTGGGATCCTCGCGCCCGGTCTCGTTGACATTCAGAATAATGGCGGCGGCGGCGTGCTGTTCAACGACAATCCGACGCCGGAGGGCGTGGCGGCAATCGCTGCGGCGCATCGGCGGTTTGGAACCACATCCTTGCTGCCGACCGTCATCACCGACCGTCCGGCCGTGCTGAGAGCGGCACTCGATGCCGTCCGGGCTAGTGTTGGCACAGTGCCGGGATGTCTCGGCATCCATGTCGAGGGTCCCTTTATCGATCCGCGTCGCGCGGGCGCCCATCCACCCGCCTTCATCCGCGCCATGACGGCGGCCGACGCCGATGCGCTGATCGCGGCACGGGTCGGCGTCATGCTGGTCACGGTCGCGCCCGCGTCAGCCGATGCCGCCTTGTTCCGACGGTTGGTCGAGGCTGGCATTGTGGTCAGTCTCGGTCACGCGGAAGCGACCGCTGCCGAAGCGCAAGCGGGTTTTGCGGCAGGCGCCACGGCGGCGACCCATCTGTTCAATGCCATGTCGCCGCTCGGGCACAGGGCGCCGGGGCTGGTCGGCGCCGCACTGGCCTCGCCCGCCATCATCTGTGGGCTCATCGCCGACGGGTTCCACGTGGCCGACGCTGCCCTCCGGGTTGCCGTTCTGGCGAAGGGCGCGCCCGGGATCGCGTTGATCTCGGACGCCATGCCGCCCTCCGCCGGTGGCCCCGACAGCTTTATGCTCGGGGGACGGCTGGCCACGCGACGGGACGGACGGCTGGAACTCGACGACGGGACGCTGGCGGGAGCCGCCATCACGTTGCTCGATGCCGTCGCCTACCTGACCAATACGCTGCAGTTCCCTCTCGAAACGGCATTGCAGATGGCAACCGCGACGCCGGCGCGGCTTCTGGGGTTGCAGGCCACCCACGGACGGCTTGGGGCCGGCGCGGTCGCTGACATGATCCACACCGACGATAACGCCGCGCTCCATGCGGTTTGGGTGGCGGGTCTATCTCAACCCACCGAATCGAACCCTCAATACTGA